The region AAATTTGAATGATTAGGTGAGACttgttaaataaatattatataaaaataaaaataaaaaataaacaaaaataaactaaaataactattaaattaaatgaaaataattactatATAAAGTATAACTATTTTTCATTAAAAGTTTATTAGAACTGATAATGTAtacaaaataaatgcaaaataaacgatgtatgttaaaaaaatattatataaagtatggaaaatgaataattattttatataaaattattttattaatacttattaattaaattaaatatatattaaaaataaaatataaattaaaatatatttaaaacattcaagtttaggggttaagaAGGATAATATAACAAATTTAGAGGTCTGATGGGTTGAACAaaaagtttaggggtcaaatagataaattagtataagttcaagggtcaaacgacgtattaaacaaatttattttgtcCACCTAAGCTTTGCTTTTCTGCACTGACGCGCCAATTTTTGTTTGAACACACGCGCCAAAGTCAGGTGGACGAATAGGGGTTAAACGtctataaattatcaaatttaagGGTCAAAAAGGATTAGTTTAACAAGTTTAGAGGTTCGATAGGTTAACCGTTAAGTTCATATgttaaatggttaaaatggtacaagtttaggggttaaactatgtattaagccgttATAAATTCTTAGATTAACtcatacatttttaaataattttctcaGATGGAGTAACTGCATGATTTAAAAGTAGCAAAATCCATCCTAAGGCCCCTTtactttatcatttttattttttgaaagttgCTCACGGCCGAATTCTTTTACTTTCAAAAATCGCATTTTTACGCCCTTACGTGGATGGAAAATGGAAAGTGCGTCTTACTCTCCGTAATGTGAAAGTATAAAAAACATTTGtctagtttttttaattttgaacccTCCTACACAATGGATAaagtacatataaaataaaaggaccTCAAGTGgactttttccttttcttctccacTTCTCCAAAACCAGTAttcaacttccaaattttgaaaattaaaatttcataattttttatactttaaGCCAAAACTAAAACGCCCATAAATTACATTTTCATTcaatagctcaaatggtataagcgctaagcagaaAACTGCTagatcgtgggttcaattcctcccacaaacgctcctctccccaaaattatcaaaaaaaaaaaacgccCATAAATCACATTTTCATTCAATGTAAAAAAAACATAGTAAACTAAAATGCATGACATCTAATTCTAATTTACAATTCTTTGGGTAAGTACTATTGTCAAGAATCAAATTAACAACtactgaataaataaattaaataatcgAGCAAAAACAAAACAGCAAAGTAAGCATCGGCGGGATCGTTGAGGATGGCGGAGGCGAAAAGGCGGCCAGTGGCGGAGATTAAAAGTAGGAGAGACACGGTAGGCTCTTTTAGCGCAGGGAATAAAACGGCGGTTGTTGAAATCGGATCGACATCACGGCCGTTGGGTCGGGTATGTTATGGGTTAGCGTGGATGTAAATGTGGTAAAGATGTTGATGACCAGAGTTAAAGATGTCGTTGACCTATTTATGAAAGGTTTAACATAAGagttaaattttgattgatagTTGACAGGACAGATATGGCGGAGATGTTGGTTTTCAATTGGCAGAGGCGGCGGTTGTTTTCAGGTTGGTTTCAGGCACCATAAAAATGAAGCGGAGTTTATATTTCAGTTCGCAGAAGCGGCAGATAAGTTGTTGAGCTGTCGAGGATGGTAGAGGCGATAGGACGACGGAGAGGCGgagtttgattttcagtttgttaTAGATGTGCTTTGGAGAAGACGatgttatgaattttttttgagaagatGGTGAAATATCAAGTTCCTCCctcaaatttttttgattagaAAAGACATGCATGTTTATGGAAGAAGATGAtggcaaaataataattttgccatcaaatttattctattttgcaCTTTTTATTTAAAGTGTGATTTTGTGTGAAACAAGTCCTCAAAATTAATGACACATCATCGTTTTCTGTTAATTAACGGAGAGTAAGTCGCATTTCCCATTTTCCGTCCACGTAAGGGCCTAAAAATGcgattttcaaaaataaaagggcTCGGCCGTGAGCAACTTTGAGGTAAGGGCTTCtcgaataaaaatgataaagtaGCGGCCTTAGAATGGATTTTGcctttaaaaatcacaaaaCTTAATTATATATAGATGGTGCATCACATGCAAACAGAGTCCATAAGAATAGACGACCTATGACAGAAAATATATATGTGTGAAAATCAAAAGCAGAAAACAAAAATGCTGGTTATGTGAATAGTACTGAAACTTAAATCatattctaattattatttCTCAACTAactaatactttttttttctaattattatttCTCAACTAACTAATAGTTGAATAGTAGTAGTATTGTTATTGAAAAGTAGTATGGAAGGCAACATTATAAGCACAACTTATCCAAGAAATACcactttaaaatataaactaaaatatattaatttgacTGCAAAGTTGAACATCTAACTTAACAAGAAGCATTAAAAACatggataaaaataaaacatttaattaactaGTAGAtccttatttttaaaataggtaTGGATTATATATTATCAAATGCAGtatgatataaatgaaaattgtGTACATGCTATAATGTGAATTTATTTGTCAATTAAAGGCAGCTCAtgctgtgattttttttttttttggtacaaggAAGAGAGGCAAAGCCTAAAACAAACTAATACACAATGTCTCTAGTATAAGAAGTCCCATGCAAATCATGCAAGATCCATGGGATAAGACTCGGGGGAGGGCTATCATGAACTGTTAAGCCAATAATATAGTCGTCGCCGAGCGAAGCGAGATGGTCCGCAGCAAAGTTGGCTTCTCTATAGATATGATGGATTTGGACAATCCAATCTCGGCTTAATATTTCCCTGATAGCTGCCAAAAGGTTCGAAAACTCAGCTGCATCCGAATTGTTGTTTATCTTGTCCACGACCACTTTACTGTCAACTTCCAGGATAACTCTATTCAGACCCATCTGCCATCCAAGCTGGAGACCATGGAATACACCTCGCAGTTCAGCCTCAAGGACTGAACCCTTTCCAATAGTCGTCGAGAAACTAGCAATCCAGTTACCCATGCTGTCTCTGATGATTCCCCCTGCCTTAGCAATATTAGTCGTCGAACTAAAAGCCCCATCGGTATTAATTTTCTTCCACTGTTCGGGAGGGCAGAACCAGCTTATATGAGCTTCTCTTCTGGTTTGATCAGGCCTTCTAGGCACCCGCGCCTCATTCATTGCTAAGGCAATATAATCAACTCTCCTGCAGATATCCTGGAGGATTTGATTAACTGAAGACTGCTTGTTCCCCAATACTGTGGAGTTACGCCAATTCCAGATACACCACAAAGCAACCCCAAACATGCAGTTCCAATTCTTGCTTTGACTAAAATTCGAAGCTTTAGACAAGTTGGATAAGATCCAAGCTTTGAAGTCCAGATTGAAAAACCTGTTTTGTAAATCCTTGTCCACCAATCTATACCAGATTTGTCTCGCATAAAAGCACTGTCTAAGGACATGGTCAACGTCCTCCCTCTCAGCATAGCACCTCGGACAGGAGCTATCAGCAGTGAGATGTCTTCTACTTCTTTCAGCATTACACAGGATTTTCTCATGGAGCGCTAGCCATAACAGATGTCTCATTCGTTCAGGGCCCTTCCACTGCCAAACAGCTTTCCAGCAAACATCATCATTTCTCCAGTCAGCCTTCGCAAGTGCTTCATAAGCTGATTTAGTAGAGAACTGCCCCGACGCTGAATAACCCCAATACATAAAATCACATCCAAACTCAGGCTTCGGAGGAATAAACTTAGCAATTTTTAACACCCATGAATACGGTAATAAATGAGCAAAATTATCCCAATTCCAACAGCCATTCGCATCCACATAATCACTCACTTTTTGATTTCTCAAATGATCCGGAATAGTGGTCAATGAAACTTGGATCAGAGTATTGCTTTCTCCAAGCCAAGGATCAGTCCAAAAACAGACTGTTCTACCATCACAAATGGCCCATCTAATACCCTCACACGCTTTATCCCAAATCTTATACAAAGCTTTCCAAAGGTGCGAACTACATGAGCCTCTCCTGATATTAACAATGCAGTCTTTGTCCACCTTGTATTTGGCTTTTAACACCTGAACCCATAGAGTTTTTGTGTCACTGATGATAGACCAGGCTATCTTCATCAGCAGCGCATTATTCATATCAGACATATTTTTAAAGCCAAGGCCTCCGTGAATCTTAGGTTGACGAACCGTAATCCAATCCACCAGACTAATCTTCCTCTCCTCTTCCGTAGACCCCCATAGGAATTTCCGACAGCTTTTTTCAATTTCGTCACAATTACTCTTGGGGAGCGATAGAGTTTGCATAGCATAGACCGGGATCGCTGAAACGACCGACTTTGCCAAGGTAGCGCGGCCAGCTAACGATAGCGATTTCACCTTCCAATTAGACAAGCGAGTTTTAATGCGGTTCATAATACCCCCAGTATGTCTCTTCGTGAGTCTTCCATGCAAGAGGGGAATCCCAAGATAAGTACCCAGATCTAAAGTAACAGAAAAGTCAAGCTTACCAGCCACCGCATCTCCCAAACTTTTGGAGACATTATTCGAGAACAGCATTTTGGTCTTCTCCTTGTTGATCTTCTGCCCAGAACTAGCACAAAAATTAGAGAGGACCCTGTTAATAACCACGGCCTGATCCAAAGAAGCTTCACTGAAAAGAAGCAAGTCATCCGCGAAGAACAAATATGACAAGGGAGGGCAACCTCTACTCATGACGAAAGGCTTCCATCTCCTATTAGCACAATCTTTATTGATCAGGTGAGCCAATCTCTCGACGCAAAGGACAAAGATATAAGGGGACAAAGGGTCCCCTTGTCTCACGCCACACGACGGGGAAAACGGTTCCAAAGTACAACCGTTCCAGAGAATGCTCATGGTTGGGGTAGAAACACATTTCATAATCACATCCGATAAGTAGCAAGGAATGCCCGCATCATCTAGCGTATCTTTGATAAACTCCCATGAGATTCTATCGTAAGCTTTTTCGAGATCTATCTTAATAGCCATAATACCTTTTTTACCTTTCTTCAACCGCATGGAATGCATGGCTTCTTGGGCCaaaataatattgtctgtgataTTCCTCCCCGCAACAAAGCTCGTTTGAGCCGGATTAATGATAGTTGGCATAATATTCTTGAGTCTATTCGCAATGAGCTTTGTGATAACTTTGTAGGAAACATTACACAAGCTTATAGGGCGAAATAACTTCAGCGAAGACGGGTTCACACACTTAGGAATAAGAGTTAACAAAGTATGATTTACCTCCTTAGGGATAGGCTCCCCGTCGAAAATGCCCTTCACAAACTTGCACAGGCTATCTCCTACTAGGCTCCACTGGCTTTGGTAGAAAAAAGCGTGCAGACCGTCGCTTCCCGGAGCTTTGAAAGGTTTCATGTCCCATAATGCTTGCTTAATCTCCTCCAAAATAATCGGAGCAGCTAGGTTCTCACGGCCAGTGTTATCAATCTCAGGGAAACTCCCTGTAATAGGGAAAGGAGCAGCCTGAGAAGGACTTTTAGAATATAAGCTGGCATAGAAGTCAGTAGCCATCTTCTTCAGAACATCCTGGTTATCAACAAAGGTCCCATCTGAATTTTTTAGCACAAGAATTCTATTTCTCCTCCTTCTCTCCGCTACTTTCTTGTGAAAAAATTTAGTATTTCTATCTCCATCCCTTACCCAATCATTTCTGGATTTCTGAAACCAAAAAAGTTCCTCTTGATAAAGAACTTCATCGAGATCATGAGTGAGTTGGACCTCCAACTCGATAAGCTTTTGAGAGTTATAATGATCCCTAGCTCTTTGAATCCCGTTAAGACGTTTCATCAAAATATCCTTTCTTCTAAAGATATTCCCAAAACCATCTTTGTTCCACTGTTTGGCACGGCTGATGAAGTTATTAACTGAGCTTGCAAAAGAGTCCGAGTTCTCCCAACTCTGACGAACAATCTGCTCAAATCCGCTGTCTCCAGACCAAGCTGCTTGGAAACGAAAAGGTTTACTTCCCATATTCACAAGGCGATGGGTGTTAAATTGCAAGAAAATCGGATTATGATCCGAATGAATTCTCGGAAGGTGGAGAGTATATTGGAACGTAAATTTACTGGACCAGGCTTCATTGCATATAAACCTGTCCAATCTTTTAAGCAAATTACCACGCCTCCAAGTAAACGGAGAGCCGCAGTACCCTAAATCAATCATACCAAACTTATCAAACCAGTCTTTAAAAGCTCCACAGCCTCCAGGTCTGCCAATAGCACCCCCCTTCTTCTCGTTATTGTGAAGCGAAGCATTAAAGTCACCCCCAAGAACCCAAGGGTCCGAAATAGAACTCGCCAAATTAGCCAAATCATCCCAGAGATGCAGACGAAGATGGGCGACAGGGCTAGCATACACCACAGTAAGAAAAAACGAATCTCTTCCTTCGAAAACTTCCATATGAATGAAGTATTTGTTATTCTCTAAAATAGAGATAGATATACCATGCCTCCAAAGGACCCAAATACCTCCTGAAAAACCGATCGCTTCCACTCTATGCGAGAAATCAAAACCACTCTTATCAATGAAAACATCTGCCTTATCTCCACTTATACGAGGCTCAAGAATGCCAACGATATCAAATTTATACTTACTacaaagacttttaaaagttcTATTAAACTCCTTCGATCTAGCTCCTTGAACGTTCCAAATCATAATCTTTTTGTTGTCTATCATCAAAAAATTTTGGGATTGAAACAAACTAGACCTGGGCAACATCGTCCCCATGCATCTCAACATCTTCGCTAGAATTGACATCGATAGTCTCAACTACCTCCTCCATCGAGTCTACCTCCACAATATTCATATCATCTTGGTTTCCACAGTTCGACTTAGTGATCAACTCTCCAGTTTTGATTGTATTTCCCGCCGGAGGTCCAGGGTCATCCAACATCTGGCTATGTCTGTCCTTGGAACCATGAGAAGAGACGGCTGGAATGGAATTGTTGTTCTCCTTAGCTGAGGTGTAATATACCGTAACAGCTGAGTGATTTTGCATGTTCAACGACGTATTGGCCTTATTCACAACATAACGACTTTTTCCTGTGTTAGATGGGCCCGTGGCCCTATTAACTGGGCCAATAACGTTACTCACATCCTTTAGAATGTCACTTTTACCTGTAGGGGCAGTAAAGTCTTTTTTTGCATGAGAAATGCGGTCAGTGACCTTGCGAATGGTATGCTGAAAGTTAGGAACCAAATCTATATACTCCTCGCCCACGTTCTGATCTTTAGCTGGGATATTCAAATCTTCATCATTATCTCTTTCCAAAATTTGAAATCTCGATCCCCTCAGATTTGTTCCTTTACTGGAATTCTCCGCTTGGTAATTATTCTTTTTACCTTGGAAATTGGTTGACCTTCCTTTTTTACTGACCATCATCCAAGGCCCaaaattagggtttgtttcACCACCAGTAGTAGTCACCGGCCTATCCTGACTCACCTGACCTCCTTCACCGCCACCTTGCGCTGGTTTATCTTTGACAATGATCTCTGGACAAAACTCTTTCACATGGCCAAACTTACCACAACTAAAACAGATTCTGGGGAGACATTCATATTCAACCATTTGAATTTTCCCATCCAGAGAGAACTGAGCTACAAGAGGCAAACTCAGGTCCAACTCTACCGCAATACGTGCAAATTTTCCCCTTTCCGCAGATTCCGTGCAATAGTCTATTTTGATCACTGTTCCCACCATCTGACCAATATATCTGAGAACCTTCTTATTGTAGTAATGGATAGGCATTCCTGGAAGTCTAATCCAAGCTTGAATCTTCTGTATCCTGTCTGCTCTACAATCAAATTTTGGGCTCCATGATTGAACTGATAGGTAATGTCCTAACATGACCCAAGGACCACCTGTGAGGACTGCTTCAACATCTCCACCACTTTTGAGTTTAACCAGAAAATAGTCATTTTCGAGATCGATCACATCGAACCCTTGAGTGAAATTCCACATAGACTCTAGGCGATTACATAGGCTTCTGTATCCAATAGAACGCCCAAGCAGTTTAACAATAACTGTGGCTTTCCACTGCTTGGACAATTCTTCTTGAACACGATTAGAGAAGGTGATAGAAGGCATACTACCTTCTCTGTAGACAACAACATCTGAATCGGAAACCGTAAACTCCTCAAAATCCCCAGCCAAAGAACCTGCTCTTTCCCTGTCAGACTGTAGAAC is a window of Mercurialis annua linkage group LG2, ddMerAnnu1.2, whole genome shotgun sequence DNA encoding:
- the LOC126668126 gene encoding uncharacterized protein LOC126668126, which encodes MEMSCDSLEKDPREPPSEDRSTKKARFREGESQSSNPPVMSFKDKVLQSDRERAGSLAGDFEEFTVSDSDVVVYREGSMPSITFSNRVQEELSKQWKATVIVKLLGRSIGYRSLCNRLESMWNFTQGFDVIDLENDYFLVKLKSGGDVEAVLTGGPWVMLGHYLSVQSWSPKFDCRADRIQKIQAWIRLPGMPIHYYNKKVLRYIGQMVGTVIKIDYCTESAERGKFARIAVELDLSLPLVAQFSLDGKIQMVEYECLPRICFSCGKFGHVKEFCPEIIVKDKPAQGGGEGGQVSQDRPVTTTGGETNPNFGPWMMVSKKGRSTNFQGKKNNYQAENSSKGTNLRGSRFQILERDNDEDLNIPAKDQNVGEEYIDLVPNFQHTIRKVTDRISHAKKDFTAPTGKSDILKDVSNVIGPVNRATGPSNTGKSRYVVNKANTSLNMQNHSAVTVYYTSAKENNNSIPAVSSHGSKDRHSQMLDDPGPPAGNTIKTGELITKSNCGNQDDMNIVEVDSMEEVVETIDVNSSEDVEMHGDDVAQV